One segment of Vibrio orientalis CIP 102891 = ATCC 33934 DNA contains the following:
- the pheT gene encoding phenylalanine--tRNA ligase subunit beta, with the protein MKFSESWLREWVNPAVSTDELTHQITMAGLEVDDVLPVAGSFTGVKVGKVVECGQHPDADKLRVTKVDVGAEELLDIVCGASNCRLGIKVAVATVGAVLPGDFKIKKAKLRGQPSHGMLCSFSELGIDVESDGIMELAEDAAIGTDFREFLGLDDVTVDVDLTANRADCFSIRGMAREVGVLNRADVTEPAVNAVAPAIDDTVSIEVKATAACPRYLGRVVKNVNVQAETPLWMQEKLRRCGIRSIDPVVDITNFVLLEQGQPMHAFDLAKIEGGIVVRMAEQGEKLTLLDGNEAELNADTLVVADHNKALAIAGIFGGEESGVTTETKDVLLECAFFAPDHIRGRARSYGLHTDSSMRFERGVDFALQTSAMERATELLVEICGGEVAPVVAVESEADLPKANTVSLRRTKLDSLLGHHIADSDVVEILERLGLTVETTDAGWTATAPTWRFDIAIEQDLIEEVGRIYGYDNIPNQNPAAALKMHDHVEANIPLKRVRNLLVDRGYQEAITYSFVEPEQQKLIVPGVEPLILPFPISADMSAMRLGLIQGLLNTVVHNQKRQQPRVRLFEYGLRFIPCESAENGMRQEPMLAGVIAGTRSEEHWDIETNTVDFFDLKGDLEAVLELTANEAAYSFAALSAEDKAANPALHPGQSAAIIVDGKQVGVIGTVHPELERKFGLNGRTIVFEVEWSAINTKVIPEAVQLSKFPSNRRDIAVVVDEAVASGDIVAACLEQGGEFLKDAKLFDVYVGKGVEEGKKSLAIALTLQSVERTLEDADIAGAVDAIVAHVSEKFGASLRD; encoded by the coding sequence ATGAAATTTAGCGAATCTTGGCTTCGTGAGTGGGTAAACCCTGCGGTATCGACTGACGAACTTACACACCAAATCACAATGGCGGGTCTAGAAGTAGACGACGTACTACCTGTTGCTGGTTCTTTCACTGGCGTTAAAGTAGGTAAAGTGGTTGAGTGTGGTCAACACCCAGACGCTGACAAACTACGTGTAACTAAAGTAGATGTTGGCGCTGAAGAACTTCTAGACATCGTTTGTGGCGCATCGAACTGTCGCCTAGGTATCAAAGTTGCTGTAGCGACTGTTGGTGCTGTTCTACCAGGCGATTTCAAAATCAAAAAAGCAAAACTACGTGGTCAACCATCACACGGCATGCTGTGTTCATTCTCTGAACTAGGTATCGACGTTGAATCTGACGGCATCATGGAGCTAGCAGAAGACGCAGCAATCGGTACTGATTTCCGCGAATTCCTAGGTCTTGACGACGTAACAGTAGACGTAGACCTAACGGCTAACCGCGCGGACTGTTTCAGCATCCGTGGTATGGCGCGTGAAGTTGGCGTTCTAAACCGTGCTGACGTTACTGAGCCTGCGGTAAACGCAGTAGCACCAGCTATCGACGACACAGTTTCTATCGAAGTGAAAGCGACTGCAGCATGTCCACGTTACCTTGGCCGCGTGGTTAAGAACGTAAACGTTCAAGCTGAAACACCACTTTGGATGCAAGAGAAACTGCGCCGCTGTGGTATTCGCTCTATCGACCCAGTTGTTGATATCACTAACTTTGTTCTTCTAGAGCAAGGCCAGCCAATGCACGCATTCGATCTTGCTAAGATTGAAGGTGGCATCGTCGTTCGTATGGCAGAGCAGGGCGAGAAGCTAACTCTTCTAGACGGCAATGAAGCTGAGCTAAATGCTGATACTCTAGTGGTAGCAGACCACAACAAAGCACTTGCTATCGCAGGTATTTTTGGTGGTGAAGAGTCTGGTGTAACGACTGAAACTAAAGACGTACTACTTGAGTGTGCATTCTTCGCACCAGACCACATCCGCGGTCGCGCTCGTAGCTACGGTCTACACACTGATTCTTCAATGCGTTTTGAGCGTGGTGTCGATTTCGCACTACAAACCAGCGCAATGGAGCGTGCAACAGAACTTCTCGTTGAGATCTGTGGTGGTGAAGTAGCACCAGTTGTTGCTGTAGAGTCAGAAGCTGACCTACCAAAAGCAAACACAGTATCGCTACGTCGCACTAAGCTAGACAGCCTACTAGGCCACCACATTGCAGATAGCGATGTTGTTGAAATTCTAGAGCGTCTTGGCCTAACTGTAGAAACTACAGATGCAGGTTGGACAGCGACAGCACCGACATGGCGTTTTGATATCGCAATCGAGCAAGACCTAATTGAAGAAGTAGGTCGTATCTACGGTTACGATAACATCCCTAACCAAAACCCAGCGGCAGCACTTAAGATGCACGACCACGTTGAAGCGAACATTCCGCTAAAACGCGTTCGTAACCTACTTGTTGACCGTGGTTACCAAGAAGCAATCACTTACAGCTTCGTTGAGCCAGAGCAGCAAAAGCTTATTGTTCCAGGTGTTGAGCCGCTAATCCTGCCATTCCCAATCTCTGCGGATATGTCAGCAATGCGTCTAGGCCTAATCCAAGGTCTACTAAACACTGTGGTTCACAATCAGAAGCGTCAACAGCCGCGTGTTCGTCTGTTCGAATACGGCCTACGTTTCATCCCATGTGAGTCTGCTGAAAACGGTATGCGCCAAGAGCCTATGCTTGCAGGTGTTATCGCAGGTACTCGCAGCGAAGAGCACTGGGACATCGAAACTAACACAGTTGATTTCTTTGACCTTAAAGGCGATCTAGAAGCGGTTCTTGAGCTAACAGCTAACGAAGCCGCTTACTCTTTCGCAGCACTTTCTGCAGAAGATAAAGCAGCGAACCCTGCGCTTCACCCAGGTCAATCTGCAGCTATCATCGTTGATGGTAAGCAGGTAGGTGTGATTGGTACGGTTCACCCAGAACTAGAGCGTAAGTTTGGTCTAAACGGCCGTACTATCGTATTCGAAGTGGAATGGTCTGCAATCAACACTAAAGTGATTCCAGAAGCAGTACAGCTTTCTAAGTTCCCATCAAACCGTCGTGACATCGCGGTAGTTGTTGACGAAGCAGTCGCTTCTGGCGACATCGTTGCAGCGTGCCTAGAGCAAGGTGGTGAGTTCCTGAAAGACGCGAAACTGTTCGATGTTTACGTTGGTAAAGGCGTTGAAGAAGGTAAGAAGAGCTTAGCAATCGCGCTAACACTACAATCTGTAGAGCGCACGCTAGAAGATGCAGACATCGCTGGTGCGGTTGACGCTATCGTTGCTCACGTATCTGAGAAGTTTGGCGCGTCACTACGTGACTAA
- a CDS encoding outer membrane lipoprotein-sorting protein, with amino-acid sequence MNVKQNSIIKTIALTALLALSSPSFASPEKGLEIAKERKARDEGWGDSVATMRMILKNAQGESSTREMRLKSFEVANDGDKGLTIFDQPRDVKGTAFLNHSHSVEADDQWLYLPALKRVKRISSRNKSGPFMGSEFAYEDLSSFELEKYTFNHLGNQDINGISTYLLEQTPTDKNSGYTKQLVWLDTEHYRPLQVEFYDRKGTLLKTLKFDDYKQYLDKYWRAHTMAMVNHQTGKSTLLTTSLLDFQTGLREKDFEKNVLKRVK; translated from the coding sequence ATGAACGTTAAACAGAACTCAATAATCAAAACCATCGCGTTAACGGCTTTGTTAGCGCTTAGTAGCCCAAGTTTTGCATCACCAGAAAAAGGGCTGGAGATTGCCAAGGAGCGTAAAGCGCGTGACGAAGGATGGGGGGATTCAGTTGCCACTATGCGGATGATCTTAAAGAACGCTCAAGGTGAAAGCAGTACTCGAGAAATGCGTTTGAAGTCGTTTGAGGTCGCTAATGATGGCGATAAGGGGCTAACTATTTTCGATCAGCCACGCGATGTCAAAGGAACGGCGTTTCTCAACCACTCGCACAGTGTTGAAGCAGATGACCAATGGCTTTATTTACCGGCGCTAAAACGCGTTAAACGTATCTCATCACGTAATAAGTCCGGTCCGTTTATGGGCAGTGAATTCGCCTATGAAGATCTCAGCTCGTTTGAGCTGGAAAAATACACCTTTAACCACTTAGGCAATCAAGACATTAATGGCATTTCAACTTATCTATTAGAGCAAACGCCAACGGACAAAAACTCTGGCTACACCAAGCAGCTAGTCTGGTTAGACACCGAGCATTATCGCCCGCTGCAGGTCGAGTTTTATGATCGCAAAGGCACGTTACTAAAGACGCTTAAGTTTGATGATTACAAACAGTACCTAGACAAGTATTGGCGTGCTCATACCATGGCAATGGTCAACCACCAAACGGGCAAGAGTACCTTACTGACGACTAGCCTGTTGGACTTCCAAACCGGTCTGCGTGAGAAAGATTTCGAGAAAAACGTCCTTAAGCGTGTGAAGTAG
- a CDS encoding GNAT family N-acetyltransferase, giving the protein MTILIEPILQEHDTEIRAIIKAVGAEFGAVGEGFGPSDPEVDAMSQYYTAGKNSLYLVATLNGKIVGGCGLAPFNGSSTVCELKKLFLLEESRGLGLGKTLSEQCLAFARTQGFSSCYLDTLSSMASAIKLYEKLGFEHLDKALDGTEHGKCDVWMLKQL; this is encoded by the coding sequence ATGACAATTTTGATTGAGCCCATTCTCCAAGAGCATGACACAGAGATCCGCGCCATCATCAAAGCTGTAGGGGCAGAATTTGGCGCGGTTGGAGAGGGGTTTGGACCGTCAGACCCAGAAGTGGATGCTATGAGCCAGTACTATACAGCTGGCAAGAATAGTTTGTACTTGGTCGCCACGTTAAATGGCAAAATTGTTGGCGGATGCGGACTGGCTCCTTTCAACGGTTCATCAACGGTGTGCGAACTCAAAAAGCTGTTCTTACTTGAAGAAAGCCGAGGGCTAGGACTTGGCAAAACACTAAGTGAGCAGTGCCTCGCGTTTGCGCGGACACAAGGATTTAGTTCTTGTTACCTAGACACGCTCTCTTCCATGGCGTCAGCAATCAAATTATATGAAAAGCTTGGCTTCGAGCACCTCGATAAAGCGCTCGATGGCACAGAGCATGGCAAATGCGATGTATGGATGTTAAAACAGCTTTAA
- a CDS encoding DUF2861 family protein, whose amino-acid sequence MKVASLTALLCALPFASHATWFAETPLQRSYQSLLDEQPQLAWQELQIALNHETLDSQLWLPVKQEILTRTQCGRTLKQSHVTAHHIQVSFIKRYGLSSQGYQIKISAEPRSSDLNEQAHPVTLIAPDGLSIIEGQLDSGVDYQEIETNEMFIKPESGVYQLTVGVNSYPIVVAIDDSKRWLTLENKLENAHVVVTPPEVIDNCPSTHVSWQWFDENYNMLGFKVPIKAKQVAVPAQSPTGEKAKHLSASVEMFEYQGAIEVQYVQRVAVPF is encoded by the coding sequence ATGAAAGTAGCATCGTTAACCGCTTTGCTGTGCGCGCTACCGTTTGCGAGTCATGCGACTTGGTTTGCAGAGACACCTTTACAACGATCCTATCAATCCCTACTTGATGAGCAACCACAGCTTGCATGGCAAGAACTACAGATCGCACTCAATCATGAAACTCTTGATAGTCAGCTTTGGTTGCCCGTAAAACAAGAAATACTCACTAGAACTCAATGTGGAAGAACACTCAAACAAAGTCATGTAACTGCCCACCATATCCAAGTGAGCTTTATTAAACGCTACGGTCTTTCATCACAAGGCTATCAGATTAAAATCTCAGCCGAACCACGCAGCAGTGATCTAAATGAACAGGCACACCCAGTCACACTTATCGCTCCAGATGGTCTTTCGATCATTGAAGGGCAGCTCGACTCTGGCGTTGATTACCAAGAGATTGAGACTAATGAGATGTTCATTAAGCCTGAATCTGGTGTTTATCAATTAACCGTTGGGGTGAACAGCTACCCTATTGTTGTTGCTATAGATGACAGCAAGCGCTGGCTAACACTGGAGAATAAACTTGAGAACGCACACGTTGTGGTCACACCACCAGAGGTTATCGATAACTGCCCTAGTACCCACGTAAGTTGGCAATGGTTTGATGAAAACTACAACATGTTAGGTTTCAAAGTGCCAATCAAGGCAAAGCAAGTTGCGGTTCCTGCACAAAGCCCAACGGGAGAAAAAGCCAAGCACCTAAGCGCATCAGTGGAAATGTTCGAGTACCAAGGAGCGATTGAGGTCCAATACGTGCAACGCGTCGCTGTACCTTTCTAG
- a CDS encoding GGDEF domain-containing protein has translation MKSFEWDSCYETGIHDVDEQHQYLVEIINRYGALIAENNISLHDIRMALFELSRYAEFHFKEEETLMRDVGLFEKHIEEHIKIHRAFMADIISMQAFISEENKKASEHLLNFLIHWLAYHILGVDQNMSRQVAQIEAGVDPQTAWETEEKQLDSSTEPLLKALNGLFEQVSERNKELLELNQSLEDKVIERTKQLSRVNKQLEELTLTDSLTQLPNRRCAIRKLKAYWQESAENDEPLVCIMIDVDYFKQVNDTAGHDAGDRLLVELAQTLADSFRSDDLVCRLGGDEFFVICPNTESEGGVHIAERVRHKVNQMLVPVGDSVWRGSISVGVGERTPEMIDFNNLIKAADNAVYKAKSAGRNRVEREG, from the coding sequence ATGAAGTCATTTGAATGGGATAGCTGCTACGAAACAGGTATTCACGACGTGGATGAACAGCATCAGTATCTTGTTGAAATCATCAATCGTTACGGGGCGCTAATCGCAGAGAACAATATTTCCCTGCATGATATTCGCATGGCTCTGTTTGAGTTGTCTCGTTACGCGGAATTCCACTTTAAGGAAGAAGAAACGCTCATGCGCGATGTTGGCTTATTTGAAAAGCACATCGAAGAACACATTAAGATCCATCGCGCCTTTATGGCCGACATCATCAGTATGCAAGCCTTCATTAGTGAAGAAAATAAGAAGGCCTCGGAGCACTTACTCAATTTTCTGATCCATTGGTTGGCTTATCATATCTTAGGTGTTGACCAGAATATGTCACGCCAAGTAGCGCAAATTGAGGCTGGCGTTGACCCTCAAACTGCTTGGGAAACAGAAGAAAAGCAACTCGATAGCTCGACAGAGCCACTTCTCAAGGCGTTAAATGGTTTGTTTGAGCAGGTATCTGAACGCAATAAAGAGTTACTAGAGTTAAACCAAAGCTTAGAAGATAAAGTCATTGAAAGAACCAAGCAGTTATCGCGAGTGAATAAACAGCTCGAAGAACTGACGTTGACGGATTCACTCACTCAATTGCCTAATCGCCGCTGTGCTATTCGTAAACTCAAAGCGTATTGGCAGGAATCAGCAGAAAATGACGAACCTTTGGTGTGTATCATGATTGATGTTGATTACTTTAAGCAGGTTAACGACACCGCAGGCCATGACGCCGGTGACAGGTTATTGGTGGAGTTAGCGCAAACTCTTGCCGATTCATTCCGCAGTGATGATTTGGTGTGTCGACTAGGTGGTGATGAGTTCTTTGTGATATGCCCCAATACGGAATCAGAAGGTGGGGTACATATTGCAGAGCGTGTCCGACACAAAGTGAATCAAATGCTGGTGCCTGTTGGCGATAGCGTTTGGCGTGGAAGCATCAGTGTTGGAGTCGGGGAGCGTACGCCTGAGATGATCGACTTTAACAATCTGATTAAAGCTGCTGATAATGCGGTATATAAAGCAAAATCAGCAGGCCGAAATCGAGTCGAACGAGAAGGTTAA
- a CDS encoding glycoside hydrolase — MLNIHHKLNASSCAMLALFTACTFSTETQASGFTLQDHSGDVTNNTVLINPSTLTINWNGLSVNSDALTVDGIPQTVAEITRDSTSASWTLMPSQIAVKAELNRGELVLQFTLPSDIKVKRNQPIELAWFDLAEQETQTLLLPFSEGMRVPTDNKLWASYLANNHSGSNTTQDLKMPFWTTQQSDQFISYQLINPTNNQLFFYDVTSESSSKNKSIIDMSASHQFTALNQSQPFAVRITLGDSMLDGAKQYRDWRFTNGLSESLASKQTRNPDVSRLIGASHVYLFGKDPLSIQDVKDWWGLKEWYFERSKLNISDVAKRELSPLSKGKDWLSQYHKQLLLDSISQSLQSLYPILPPTLADNTIEAQYIAAQSRKSWLSEHASSFFNSSDTWGQALSSGMVDNLNKAGLNKLWLGFDNWMPAFYQPNAVELAKQSGYLVGTYDSYNTAIPTRLNDSWLTAQLPDPIRKTCAIEQADGSLKKGFRGNGFYLNPNCHLDYVNQRAKDIMNFGHFNSLFLDVDATAMAREDYSDNTSESQMLSAFNNRMQWLSEQPSLVLGSEDGNSLTTKGIAFAHGLETVGFGWTDKEMKQDRQSPYFLGRWYPDHKPDFFFKPAKVKEPYKSLLFLPQYRVPLYQAVFHDEVINTHHWHSDSLKFTNVKANRDLTAMLYNTPAMVHLTRDEALKRTSPRLKALKHYQDGFEPIHEQLWDKTLTDFSWLNNHGTVQQTTFSDGSKIIANFSDQAFDKGDIDVASASIKAILSNGEVIKWKAELN, encoded by the coding sequence ATGCTGAATATCCACCATAAATTAAATGCTTCATCTTGTGCTATGTTAGCTCTATTCACCGCTTGTACTTTTTCAACAGAAACACAGGCGAGTGGATTTACACTTCAAGACCACAGTGGCGACGTCACCAACAATACTGTTCTAATAAACCCGTCGACACTCACGATTAATTGGAATGGCTTGAGCGTTAACAGTGACGCGCTAACCGTTGACGGTATCCCTCAAACAGTAGCCGAGATAACCCGGGATTCAACCAGCGCCTCTTGGACGTTAATGCCAAGCCAAATCGCAGTAAAAGCGGAGTTAAACCGAGGTGAGCTAGTCCTGCAATTCACCCTACCTTCCGATATCAAAGTAAAGCGCAACCAACCAATCGAACTGGCTTGGTTTGACCTTGCAGAACAAGAAACACAAACACTGCTACTGCCCTTTAGTGAAGGTATGCGCGTACCTACCGACAATAAGCTATGGGCCAGCTATCTCGCCAATAACCACTCTGGAAGTAACACCACTCAAGACTTAAAGATGCCGTTTTGGACCACGCAGCAGAGCGATCAATTCATCAGCTACCAGTTGATCAACCCAACCAATAACCAACTGTTTTTTTATGATGTAACTTCTGAATCGAGCTCAAAAAACAAGTCTATTATTGATATGAGCGCATCGCATCAATTTACCGCGCTAAATCAATCACAACCTTTTGCTGTCCGCATAACGCTTGGCGATTCAATGCTCGACGGTGCCAAGCAGTACCGAGACTGGCGCTTCACCAATGGATTGTCAGAATCACTAGCTTCAAAGCAAACACGTAATCCAGATGTCAGCAGGTTGATTGGTGCAAGTCATGTCTACCTGTTTGGTAAAGATCCTTTGAGTATCCAAGATGTGAAAGACTGGTGGGGACTAAAAGAGTGGTACTTTGAACGCTCAAAGCTCAACATATCCGATGTAGCTAAGCGCGAGCTATCACCTTTGTCTAAGGGTAAGGACTGGTTAAGCCAATACCACAAACAGTTGCTGTTGGATTCTATTAGCCAGTCACTACAAAGCTTATACCCCATCTTACCCCCGACACTGGCTGATAACACGATTGAAGCACAATACATCGCAGCGCAAAGCAGAAAAAGCTGGTTGTCTGAACATGCCTCTTCGTTTTTTAATTCATCAGACACTTGGGGACAAGCCTTATCATCCGGCATGGTTGATAATCTAAATAAAGCTGGATTGAACAAGCTTTGGTTAGGCTTTGATAACTGGATGCCCGCGTTTTATCAACCAAACGCAGTAGAGCTAGCCAAGCAATCTGGTTACTTGGTTGGCACTTACGACTCCTATAACACCGCAATACCGACTCGGTTAAATGACAGCTGGTTAACCGCTCAGCTACCAGATCCAATACGAAAAACATGCGCAATTGAACAAGCTGATGGATCTTTGAAAAAAGGATTTCGTGGTAACGGCTTCTACTTAAATCCCAATTGCCATTTGGATTACGTAAATCAGCGCGCAAAAGACATCATGAACTTTGGTCACTTCAATAGTTTGTTCTTAGATGTCGATGCAACCGCAATGGCGCGTGAGGACTACAGTGACAATACCAGTGAATCGCAGATGCTTTCCGCTTTTAACAACCGAATGCAGTGGCTAAGCGAGCAACCATCTCTCGTATTGGGCTCCGAAGACGGTAACAGCTTAACCACCAAAGGCATTGCGTTTGCGCACGGCTTAGAAACGGTTGGATTCGGGTGGACAGATAAAGAGATGAAACAAGACCGTCAGTCTCCCTACTTTTTAGGTCGTTGGTATCCTGATCATAAGCCCGATTTTTTCTTCAAGCCAGCAAAGGTTAAAGAGCCGTACAAGTCGCTACTATTTTTGCCTCAATATCGTGTTCCTCTATACCAAGCTGTGTTCCATGATGAAGTGATTAATACGCACCATTGGCACTCAGACAGTCTCAAGTTTACCAATGTGAAAGCCAACCGTGACTTAACAGCCATGCTATATAACACACCCGCGATGGTTCACTTAACCAGAGACGAAGCTCTCAAAAGAACAAGTCCGAGGCTCAAAGCCTTAAAACACTATCAGGATGGGTTTGAGCCGATACATGAACAGCTTTGGGATAAAACGTTGACTGATTTCTCATGGTTAAATAACCACGGTACCGTCCAACAAACCACGTTCAGCGATGGCAGTAAGATCATCGCCAACTTCTCTGACCAAGCGTTTGATAAAGGCGACATCGATGTGGCTTCGGCTTCGATCAAAGCGATATTAAGCAACGGAGAAGTCATAAAGTGGAAAGCTGAACTTAACTGA
- a CDS encoding response regulator transcription factor, translating into MNTLLLIEDDPLLGQGLVSFFESNGYQCLWAQDSSNANKLWLRADLVVLDRQLEDGDSLQHLPNWLLLKALPVIVLTAKVEVQQRVEGLMAGAKDYVTKPFSNEELLARVITQLRPLGVSHLNYANIQINLSERIAYLEESPIALKPKEFQLLVLFIQNQGRVFHRDELLNKIWGYQAFPSTRTVDNHILRLRQKLPTLHLETHRGVGYRLVGDSQ; encoded by the coding sequence ATGAACACCCTACTACTGATTGAAGATGACCCGTTACTTGGGCAAGGCCTCGTCAGTTTCTTTGAGTCTAACGGTTATCAATGCCTTTGGGCGCAAGATTCAAGTAACGCCAATAAACTGTGGTTACGCGCCGATCTTGTCGTACTCGATAGACAACTAGAAGACGGTGACAGTTTACAACACCTTCCAAACTGGTTGCTCCTTAAAGCGCTACCCGTGATTGTATTAACCGCGAAAGTAGAAGTTCAACAGCGCGTAGAAGGCTTAATGGCGGGCGCCAAAGATTATGTGACTAAGCCATTTTCAAATGAAGAGTTGCTGGCGCGGGTCATCACTCAACTGCGTCCACTGGGTGTAAGTCATCTAAATTACGCCAACATACAGATCAATCTATCAGAAAGAATTGCTTATCTGGAAGAAAGCCCAATCGCTCTGAAACCAAAGGAGTTTCAACTGCTGGTTCTGTTTATCCAAAACCAAGGGCGAGTGTTTCATCGAGACGAACTGCTCAACAAGATTTGGGGCTATCAAGCCTTTCCAAGCACCCGAACAGTAGACAATCACATACTACGTTTGCGTCAGAAACTGCCGACACTCCACTTAGAAACTCACCGTGGTGTTGGCTATCGTTTAGTTGGAGATTCGCAATGA
- the pheS gene encoding phenylalanine--tRNA ligase subunit alpha produces the protein MQHLEEIIANANAAIEAADSLVALDEVRVQYLGKKGELTAQLQSLGKLPPEERREAGQEINKAKGVVQQAIAARKDALQRAELEAKLAAETIDVTLPGRRIENGGLHPVTRTVERIEQFFGELGFNTESGPEIEDAFHNFDALNIAEDHPARTDHDTFFFNPDLMLRTHTSGVQIRTMENGKPPFRFIAPGRVYRNDYDQTHTPMFHQVEGMLVDENVNFAQLKGILHDFLCNFFEEEVEVRFRPSYFPFTEPSAEVDVKGKNGKWLEVLGCGMVHPNVLRSVGIDPEKYSGFAFGMGVERLTMLRYGVNDLRAFFENDLRFLKQFK, from the coding sequence ATGCAACATCTAGAAGAGATCATTGCTAACGCGAACGCAGCTATTGAAGCAGCGGATTCGTTAGTTGCACTTGATGAAGTGCGTGTTCAGTATCTAGGCAAAAAAGGTGAGCTAACGGCTCAGCTTCAAAGCTTAGGTAAACTACCACCAGAAGAGCGCCGTGAAGCTGGTCAAGAGATCAACAAAGCGAAAGGCGTGGTTCAACAAGCGATCGCAGCTCGTAAAGATGCACTACAACGTGCCGAGCTTGAAGCGAAGCTAGCCGCAGAAACAATCGACGTGACTCTACCTGGCCGTCGTATCGAGAACGGTGGTCTACACCCTGTTACTCGTACTGTTGAGCGTATTGAACAGTTCTTTGGTGAGCTAGGCTTTAACACTGAGTCTGGTCCTGAGATTGAAGATGCATTCCATAACTTTGATGCACTAAACATCGCAGAGGATCACCCAGCGCGTACTGATCACGACACGTTCTTCTTTAACCCCGATCTAATGCTGCGCACGCATACGTCTGGCGTTCAGATCCGTACGATGGAAAATGGCAAACCACCATTCCGCTTCATCGCACCGGGTCGTGTTTACCGTAATGACTACGACCAAACGCACACGCCAATGTTCCACCAAGTGGAAGGCATGCTAGTAGACGAGAACGTAAACTTCGCACAGCTTAAAGGCATTCTGCACGATTTCCTATGTAACTTCTTTGAAGAAGAAGTTGAAGTTCGTTTCCGCCCTTCTTACTTCCCATTCACTGAGCCTTCAGCAGAAGTTGACGTGAAAGGTAAGAATGGCAAATGGCTTGAAGTTCTAGGTTGTGGCATGGTTCACCCGAACGTACTTCGCAGCGTAGGCATCGATCCTGAGAAATACTCTGGTTTCGCATTTGGTATGGGCGTAGAGCGTCTAACTATGCTTCGTTACGGCGTAAACGATCTTCGTGCGTTCTTCGAGAACGACCTTCGTTTCCTAAAACAGTTCAAGTAA